A window of Chromohalobacter canadensis genomic DNA:
CTGTTCGGTGCCATCGCCGCCGGCGGGAGCGCCGGTGCGATCGGCGGCCCGGCGATCACCGGCGTGCTGGCCCAGCAACTCGAGCCGGCAAGCCTGTTGCCCATCGCCGCCGTGATCCTCGCCTGCACCCTGCCGTGCATGTGGGTGCTCGAACGTTGGTCCAGCCGCAGTAACGAGCACAGCACCACGAACCAGCCGCTCGGCGGTACGCTGTTTGAGGGAGTACAGGCGGTCCTGCAGTCGCGTTATCTGCTCGGAATCTGCCTGTTCATCTGGCTATACACGACGCTGGCCACGTTCCTGTACTTCATCCAGGCCGATATCATCAGCAATGCCATCGATGACAGTGGCGATCGGACCTCGGTGTTCGCAGCCATCGACCTGCTCACCAACACGCTCACCGTCGGTATCCAGCTGTTTCTCACCGCACGGGTCGTTCAGTACTTTGGCCTCGGCCGTGCGCTGGCATTCGTGCCGCTGCTCGTCGCTGCGGGCTTTTTGGTGTTGGTCGCGACCCCCGTGCTACTCAGTATCGCTGCGGTCCAGGTACTCCGGCGCGCCGGTAACTATGCACTGGCGAAACCGGGCCGGGAGATGCTGTTCACGGTCGTGCCCCGGTTCAAGAAGTACAAGTCGAAGAACTTCATCGATACCGTGGTCTATCGCGGGGGTGACGCCATCGCGGGTTGGGTCTATACCGGATTGACGGGCCTTGGATTGGGTATCAGCGGCATCTCGGTCGTAGCCGTTCCACTGGCGGTGGTTTGGGCGGTTATCGGCTATCGCCTTGGCGTATCGCGTCAGGCGCAGGCTAACGACACTGCAACGTCCGCCTTGACGGCGGCAGGGGAATCCGATGATCGACGACAATAATTTTCCCGGCAGGCGCGGTCCCATATCGCGCCGCACATTCCTCCAGTTGTCCGCGGGCGCGGGCCTATTGGCCGCGCTTGGACCGACAGCACTGCGCGCCGCACCGGACACGCTGAACGTCCGTGAAATCCCGGCTTCCGGACAGCGCATTCCGGTCATTGGTCTTGGCACCGCACGCACCTTCAATGTCGATCCCGATAACGCCGCTGCGATGCGGCCGCTGGAACAGGTCCTGCAAAATTTCTATGACGGCGGTGGTCGGCTCGTCGACAGCTCACCGATGTACGGTCGGGCTGAAACCGTTGTCGGCCGGCTCGCGGAGCGGCTCGATATCGCCGACGACCTGTTCATGGCGACCAAGGTGTGGACACACGGCAGGGAGGCCGGAATCGAGGAGTTGGAGGCCTCGCGTGAGCACATGGGTGGCGGTCGCCTCGATCTGGTCCAGGTTCATAACCTTCTTGATCTCCAGACCCAGCTCGATACCCTCAAGGCCTGGCGGGACGAAGGCCGGATCCGCTACATCGGCGTCACCCATTACACCGCGTCGAGTCACGAACGCCTGACCCGAATCGTCGAACGCGAGCCGATCGATTTCGTCCAGTTCAACTACAACATCATGACCCGCCATGCGGAGAAGCGTCTGCTGCCGGCCGCCGCCAATAACGGTGTAGCGACTCTGATCAATGAGCCGTTCGAGAGAGGATCGCTATTCGGTCGGGTCAAAGGCAAGTCACTGCCCGAATGGACCAAGGAACTCGGCATCGAGAGCTGGGCGCAACTGTTCCTCAAGTTCATCGTCAGTCACCCGGCGGTGACCTGCGCCATCCCGGCGACGAGCGATCCGGAGCACGCAACGGACAATATCGGTGCTGCCCATGGCCCACTCCCGGATGCTGGCCAACGCGAGCGCATGGCGTCACTGGTGCGCTCACTGTGAACCGACGCCATACAGCATGGCATGCTGCCCGTCATCTTGAGAGAGGCCGCGCCCTCCTTGCATATTCAGGCGACGCCTTCGATAGTAAAAGCAATCCCTCATAAAAACGCGGCGCCGCATTGCCGCCCCACTCTCGAGAGGCCCGGCATGATTCGACTTACCTTGCGCCATGGACGACGTCTGGCACTGGGCGCATTACTCGCCACCCTGCCGCTTGCCGCCAGCGCTCAGCAGGCGATCCTCGAAGGCGAGCGCTTCCACCCTCAGGAAGGCCAACACGGCATGGCGGCTACCAGTCATTACCTGGCCTCGAAGATCGCGCGCGACGTCATGCAAGACGGCGGCAATGCGGTCGACGCGGCGGTGACTGCAGGCTTTGCGCTGGCCGTCACGCAGCCGCGCTCCGGCAATATCGGCGGTGGCGGTTTCATGCTGATTTCCGATGAGAGAAACGACGAGGTCATCGCCATCGATTATCGCGAAAAGGCGCCAGGCGCGGCCTATGAAACGATGTTCCAGAACGATCAAGGCGAGGCGGTAACCGAGCTGTCCCGTTTTACCCACAACGCCTCCGGCGTCCCGGGAACCGTCGCCGGCCTGGCCATGGCACTAGAGAAATACGGCACTCTGAGCCTCGCCGATGCCTTGGCACCCGCCATTCGACTCGCCGAAGAAGGCTTCGAGATACCGCCGCGTTTCGCCAATGGCTTGCGCGACGCACGCGAACGCCTGAGCCAATGGGATGCCTCGCGCGCGGTCTTCTATAAAGAAGATGGCAGCCTTTATACCGCCGGCGAAACGTTCCGCCAGCCGGATCTCGCGGCGACGCTCAAGCGCATCGCTGCCCATGGCCCGCGCGAGTTCTATGAAGGCAAGACCGCCGAGCTCATCGCCGCCGAAATGGAAAAACACGACGGGCTCATGACCGCCGAGGATCTGGCAGCCTACCAACCTACGCTTCGCGATCCCGTGCATGGCACCTATCGCGGCTACGACGTCTATGCCATGAGCCCGCCTTCCAGCGGCGGCGCGCATATCGTGCAGATGCTGAACATTCTAGAGGGTTACGAGATCGGCGAGATGGGATTCAATTCGGCTCGTACGCTGCACGTGATGAGCGAGGCCATGCAGCGCGCCTATGCCGACCGCGCCGAGTATCTAGGCGATACCGATTTCGTCGATGTCCCGCTCGAGGGCATCACCTCCAAGGCTTACGCCG
This region includes:
- a CDS encoding NTP/NDP exchange transporter codes for the protein MVSNPPSGDDQVPFLSRAVNVRRSELPGLLSAAAYFFCLLSSYYILRPVRDEMGVRGGVENMQWLFTATFFAMLLAVPVFATLATRFRRTRLIPAVYGIFIACIALFWLWLRVDIQMVWAARGFFVWLSVFNLFVVSVFWSFLTDVFTDRQATRLFGAIAAGGSAGAIGGPAITGVLAQQLEPASLLPIAAVILACTLPCMWVLERWSSRSNEHSTTNQPLGGTLFEGVQAVLQSRYLLGICLFIWLYTTLATFLYFIQADIISNAIDDSGDRTSVFAAIDLLTNTLTVGIQLFLTARVVQYFGLGRALAFVPLLVAAGFLVLVATPVLLSIAAVQVLRRAGNYALAKPGREMLFTVVPRFKKYKSKNFIDTVVYRGGDAIAGWVYTGLTGLGLGISGISVVAVPLAVVWAVIGYRLGVSRQAQANDTATSALTAAGESDDRRQ
- a CDS encoding aldo/keto reductase, translated to MIDDNNFPGRRGPISRRTFLQLSAGAGLLAALGPTALRAAPDTLNVREIPASGQRIPVIGLGTARTFNVDPDNAAAMRPLEQVLQNFYDGGGRLVDSSPMYGRAETVVGRLAERLDIADDLFMATKVWTHGREAGIEELEASREHMGGGRLDLVQVHNLLDLQTQLDTLKAWRDEGRIRYIGVTHYTASSHERLTRIVEREPIDFVQFNYNIMTRHAEKRLLPAAANNGVATLINEPFERGSLFGRVKGKSLPEWTKELGIESWAQLFLKFIVSHPAVTCAIPATSDPEHATDNIGAAHGPLPDAGQRERMASLVRSL
- the ggt gene encoding gamma-glutamyltransferase, with the protein product MIRLTLRHGRRLALGALLATLPLAASAQQAILEGERFHPQEGQHGMAATSHYLASKIARDVMQDGGNAVDAAVTAGFALAVTQPRSGNIGGGGFMLISDERNDEVIAIDYREKAPGAAYETMFQNDQGEAVTELSRFTHNASGVPGTVAGLAMALEKYGTLSLADALAPAIRLAEEGFEIPPRFANGLRDARERLSQWDASRAVFYKEDGSLYTAGETFRQPDLAATLKRIAAHGPREFYEGKTAELIAAEMEKHDGLMTAEDLAAYQPTLRDPVHGTYRGYDVYAMSPPSSGGAHIVQMLNILEGYEIGEMGFNSARTLHVMSEAMQRAYADRAEYLGDTDFVDVPLEGITSKAYADELREQIDLGRATPSDSIEAGDPLPYESNETTHFSIADDNGLAVSNTYTLNFSYGSGIVVDGAGFLLNNEMDDFSAKPGTPNAYGLIGGEANKIEPHKRMLSSMTPTIVKKDGKNFLITGSPGGSRIITTTLQVVMNVIDHDMNVQSAVSVPRIHHQWLPDEIRIEEGISPDTIGLLESMGHTVSQQDAMGAAQSVLIEDGRFYGGADPRRSTSSALGL